One window of Caldisericum exile AZM16c01 genomic DNA carries:
- a CDS encoding GTP-binding protein, translating into MRHYKIVVTGPFAAGKTTFIKTITEISPIVTEAPTTRDEEAQVKDSTTVAMDFGRITVDDDYVLHIFGTPGQFRFNYMWSILSKDALGVILLVDSGDRNMFEEAKDMLNFFRVKTDAPIVVALNHFNEKEHISEDELRSIMNVPESIPIVGCDATDKESVKQVLLKLLELILENET; encoded by the coding sequence ATGAGACATTATAAAATTGTTGTAACGGGGCCATTTGCGGCAGGAAAGACAACATTCATTAAAACGATAACGGAGATCTCGCCTATCGTAACAGAGGCACCTACCACACGTGATGAAGAAGCGCAGGTAAAAGACTCAACAACTGTTGCAATGGATTTTGGACGAATAACTGTTGACGATGATTATGTCCTGCATATCTTTGGGACACCTGGACAATTCAGATTTAACTATATGTGGAGTATTCTTTCAAAGGATGCACTCGGCGTTATTCTTCTTGTTGATTCAGGCGACAGGAATATGTTCGAAGAGGCAAAAGATATGCTCAATTTCTTTAGGGTGAAAACCGATGCACCAATTGTTGTTGCACTCAATCACTTTAACGAGAAAGAACATATAAGTGAGGATGAATTAAGATCGATAATGAATGTTCCTGAATCAATTCCTATTGTTGGATGTGATGCAACAGACAAAGAAAGTGTAAAGCAGGTACTTTTGAAATTACTTGAACTTATTCTTGAAAATGAAACTTAG
- a CDS encoding DUF4388 domain-containing protein: MLEGSLRDFSLDDLLQMISLGGKTGELHLEGNTPFGKKKGIIYFENGEVKDAETEESRGEVAIVELLNIKEGSFKFVPNDLLHVKRSITKSIPDLVLLATSKLDEWNKVKSRVASVDSVFKMVTDDIPEEIHLSQTDWKVLMLLQKGLTIREAALKLNMTVFDVAKIAYGLAALKIIREIGQKNPETQEVKKKAPPKNFILRLIDRIRGL, translated from the coding sequence ATGCTTGAAGGTTCTTTAAGGGATTTTTCACTTGATGACTTGCTTCAAATGATCTCTCTGGGTGGAAAAACTGGTGAGCTTCACCTCGAGGGAAATACACCATTTGGGAAAAAGAAAGGTATCATATACTTTGAAAATGGCGAAGTAAAGGATGCAGAAACGGAAGAATCTCGTGGTGAAGTTGCGATTGTTGAACTTCTTAACATAAAAGAAGGCTCTTTTAAATTTGTCCCAAATGATTTGCTGCATGTAAAACGCTCAATCACAAAATCAATCCCTGACCTTGTGCTTCTTGCAACTTCCAAGCTTGACGAGTGGAACAAGGTTAAGTCGAGGGTAGCTTCAGTTGACTCTGTCTTTAAAATGGTAACTGATGATATACCAGAGGAAATTCACTTATCTCAAACTGATTGGAAGGTTTTAATGCTTCTCCAAAAAGGATTAACTATAAGAGAGGCTGCCTTAAAGCTTAACATGACTGTGTTTGATGTTGCAAAGATTGCCTACGGACTTGCCGCATTGAAGATTATAAGAGAAATAGGACAGAAAAACCCAGAAACCCAGGAAGTCAAGAAAAAAGCGCCTCCCAAGAACTTTATTTTGAGGCTTATTGACAGAATAAGGGGGCTTTGA
- a CDS encoding 6-phosphofructokinase: MKRIGIVCDGGDAPGINTAIRAIARASFEKEYEVLGFIDGFHGLIENDVKIITKSSVSGILALGGSILGISRFNPYRDPKYVEAIRENFKRNSLTLLVFIGDRDTVTIAKRLADDGIPSIVIPKTIDNDVYGTDYSIGFDTAVSVIAQSLDNLHATASAHHRLMVVETMGRETGWLALFGGLAGGADYIVIPEVPFTIEEIAAHVEKRKREGKNFSIVVVAEGVVLPDEDKSKFEFDEFGHKVNAKRMVGYRLASKLEELTHLKSRVMILGYLQRGGIPTNSDRILATRFGVEAVNLVGLGISNVVLGVKNGEVITTPYDEAYDKIHTADTKYYELARIFF; encoded by the coding sequence ATGAAAAGAATAGGAATTGTATGCGATGGTGGAGATGCACCTGGTATTAACACTGCAATAAGGGCCATTGCGAGGGCAAGTTTTGAGAAAGAATACGAGGTTTTAGGTTTTATTGATGGTTTCCATGGCCTTATTGAAAATGATGTAAAAATCATTACAAAATCTTCTGTTTCGGGGATTCTTGCTCTGGGTGGAAGCATTCTTGGAATTTCAAGGTTTAATCCATATAGAGATCCTAAATATGTTGAAGCAATAAGGGAAAACTTCAAAAGGAATTCGCTAACTTTGCTTGTATTCATTGGTGATAGAGATACAGTCACCATTGCAAAGAGGCTTGCTGATGATGGAATTCCATCGATTGTAATTCCAAAGACAATTGATAACGATGTATACGGAACTGACTATTCCATTGGATTTGACACAGCAGTTTCTGTAATTGCTCAGTCCCTCGATAATCTTCATGCAACAGCCTCAGCGCACCACAGACTTATGGTAGTGGAAACAATGGGAAGGGAGACAGGGTGGCTTGCGCTATTTGGTGGTCTTGCAGGAGGTGCAGATTACATTGTAATTCCAGAGGTTCCTTTTACAATTGAAGAGATCGCAGCACATGTTGAAAAAAGAAAAAGAGAAGGAAAGAATTTCTCGATCGTAGTTGTTGCAGAAGGCGTTGTATTGCCTGATGAGGATAAAAGTAAATTCGAATTTGATGAATTTGGGCACAAGGTGAATGCAAAGAGAATGGTTGGTTATAGGCTTGCTTCGAAACTTGAGGAACTTACACACCTTAAATCGAGAGTGATGATATTAGGGTATTTGCAGAGAGGGGGTATCCCTACAAATAGTGACAGGATTCTTGCAACAAGATTTGGGGTTGAAGCAGTTAATCTTGTGGGTTTGGGAATCTCAAATGTGGTGCTTGGGGTTAAAAATGGTGAAGTAATTACAACACCGTATGATGAAGCATACGACAAAATCCATACGGCGGACACCAAGTATTATGAGCTTGCAAGAATATTCTTCTAA
- a CDS encoding TldD/PmbA family protein yields MNKERILQILNYVVKNAEADQVEAVLMGGETYLTGFANNYIHRNVGEESYELNIRIVLGKKVGASSTSDLSDEAINEAIRNAINIAKLQKDNPDFVSLPQNYPGDNEFIFVSQVPDAETRASMVKKLVDASRKYGFISSGKFETEKFQLAVKNSLGVERYMERTVSTLKNIVMTDTSSGFSQESKQDFREINIESILEESLEVARMAQNPIEISPGKYEVVLSPYAVEEFLSSMKYLSLNAKNIEEGTSFMKGHFGEKLFPDHISLYDDGLSNETLKMGFDFEGVPKKKVYFVKEGVILDVLYDSFYAYKEGKDPTGHSLPQPNSLGAYPMNFFVHGGTSSVEEMISHVERGLYVQRFWYTNPMEPTSLLITGMTRDGLFLIENGKITKPVKHMRFTESILNAFKNCLEISNISKIIYEDGAVTTAPYMRIKDFKFTSVTEF; encoded by the coding sequence ATGAATAAGGAAAGAATTTTACAAATCTTAAATTATGTGGTAAAAAATGCCGAGGCAGATCAAGTTGAGGCAGTTTTAATGGGTGGAGAAACATATCTTACCGGGTTTGCAAATAACTACATCCACAGAAATGTTGGTGAAGAAAGTTATGAGTTAAATATTAGAATTGTGCTTGGTAAAAAAGTTGGTGCATCATCAACGTCTGACCTAAGTGATGAAGCAATAAATGAGGCAATTCGTAATGCAATTAACATCGCAAAACTTCAAAAGGATAACCCTGATTTTGTTAGTTTACCCCAAAATTATCCAGGCGATAATGAATTTATTTTTGTTTCACAAGTGCCGGATGCAGAAACCCGTGCAAGTATGGTTAAGAAACTTGTTGATGCATCAAGAAAATATGGTTTTATTTCCTCTGGAAAGTTTGAAACGGAGAAATTTCAACTTGCAGTGAAAAATTCGCTTGGTGTTGAAAGGTATATGGAAAGAACGGTATCAACTTTGAAAAATATCGTGATGACTGATACTTCCTCCGGATTTTCGCAAGAATCCAAACAAGATTTTAGAGAAATAAATATTGAGTCAATCCTTGAAGAAAGCCTTGAAGTTGCACGTATGGCTCAAAATCCCATTGAAATTTCCCCAGGAAAATATGAAGTAGTGCTTTCACCCTACGCAGTTGAAGAATTTTTGTCGTCGATGAAATACCTTTCGCTAAATGCAAAGAATATCGAAGAAGGCACAAGTTTTATGAAAGGGCATTTTGGAGAGAAGTTGTTCCCAGACCACATATCGCTTTATGATGATGGACTATCTAATGAAACATTAAAAATGGGGTTTGATTTTGAAGGTGTTCCTAAGAAGAAGGTCTATTTTGTAAAAGAAGGAGTAATATTAGATGTTCTTTACGATTCGTTTTACGCGTATAAAGAAGGGAAAGATCCAACGGGACATTCACTTCCTCAACCAAACTCGCTTGGTGCGTATCCAATGAATTTCTTCGTCCACGGTGGCACTTCATCAGTCGAGGAGATGATTTCTCATGTTGAGCGAGGTTTATATGTACAGAGATTTTGGTATACAAATCCAATGGAACCTACTTCGCTTCTTATCACAGGAATGACTCGAGATGGGCTTTTCCTTATTGAAAATGGAAAAATTACAAAACCTGTAAAACACATGCGGTTTACAGAAAGTATCCTCAATGCATTCAAAAATTGCTTGGAAATTTCAAATATTTCAAAGATAATATATGAGGATGGCGCAGTAACAACTGCACCTTATATGAGGATAAAAGATTTTAAGTTCACAAGTGTTACCGAATTTTAG
- a CDS encoding TldD/PmbA family protein, with the protein MQEVIERALFTAKKLGATYADVRLIEREAEDITVSNGKVEGVKKRLTKGFGVRVIVNGAWGFFSSYNVSPEEGEYVAFNAVQIAKASAMTKIEDARLAQVEIYQDKVLQPVKIDPFSIPLNKKIDFMLSLDKLMEKPGIIVRSSSMHFSKEWKTFASLEGAFIEQERIVSGAGLQAIATDGKEIQIRSYPASFGGNYARKGYEFIEEMKLEENAERIRDEALLLLKAKPAPSGIMDLIIGPYQMALQLHESVGHPTELDRVLGEEASFAGTSFLTPEKLGNFQFGSKYVNIVADATVPDALGGFAYDDEGVKAKKIYLVKEGLFVGYLNSRETAFKLGLEPMGAMRADGWNRQPIIRMTSINLEPGNMTLEELIAGVNEGLLIDVNRSWSIDQKRLNFQFGTEIGYEIKNGKIQDMVKNPTYSGITYEFWRSLDGVGNESYYKILGVPNCGKGEPMQVMEVSHGSSYARFRNVRVGVKHE; encoded by the coding sequence ATGCAGGAAGTTATTGAAAGAGCCCTCTTTACTGCAAAAAAGTTAGGTGCAACCTATGCAGATGTTAGGCTCATTGAAAGAGAAGCAGAAGACATAACTGTTTCAAACGGAAAAGTTGAAGGTGTTAAAAAGCGACTTACAAAAGGTTTTGGTGTTCGTGTAATTGTAAATGGTGCGTGGGGATTTTTCTCCTCTTATAATGTGTCTCCTGAAGAAGGGGAGTATGTTGCATTCAATGCGGTTCAAATCGCAAAAGCATCTGCAATGACCAAAATTGAAGATGCACGTCTTGCGCAAGTAGAAATTTATCAGGATAAAGTTCTACAACCTGTAAAGATCGATCCATTTTCAATTCCTCTTAACAAAAAGATTGATTTTATGCTTTCTTTGGATAAACTGATGGAAAAACCTGGTATTATTGTTAGATCTTCATCAATGCACTTTTCTAAGGAATGGAAGACTTTTGCATCTTTAGAAGGTGCGTTTATTGAGCAGGAGCGTATCGTAAGTGGGGCAGGATTGCAAGCAATTGCAACAGATGGAAAAGAAATCCAAATACGAAGTTATCCTGCATCTTTTGGCGGTAATTACGCTCGCAAAGGTTATGAGTTTATTGAAGAAATGAAATTAGAAGAAAATGCAGAGCGCATTAGAGATGAAGCACTTTTGCTTCTTAAGGCAAAGCCTGCACCAAGTGGTATTATGGATCTTATAATTGGGCCATATCAGATGGCACTTCAATTGCACGAATCTGTGGGGCATCCAACAGAACTCGACAGAGTACTTGGGGAAGAGGCTTCGTTTGCGGGCACATCATTTCTTACTCCTGAAAAATTGGGCAATTTCCAGTTTGGTTCAAAATATGTAAATATTGTTGCTGATGCAACAGTTCCCGATGCACTTGGTGGTTTTGCTTACGATGATGAAGGCGTTAAGGCAAAGAAGATTTACCTTGTTAAAGAAGGCCTTTTTGTGGGATATTTAAACTCTCGTGAAACTGCCTTTAAATTAGGTCTTGAGCCAATGGGTGCAATGAGAGCAGATGGATGGAACAGGCAACCAATAATAAGGATGACAAGCATTAACCTTGAACCAGGTAATATGACACTTGAAGAACTCATTGCAGGGGTTAATGAAGGTCTTCTTATTGATGTAAATAGGTCTTGGAGTATTGATCAGAAGAGATTGAACTTCCAATTTGGAACAGAAATCGGCTATGAAATAAAGAATGGGAAAATTCAGGATATGGTGAAAAATCCAACATATTCAGGTATAACATATGAATTTTGGAGAAGCCTTGATGGAGTAGGAAATGAGAGCTACTATAAGATTTTAGGCGTGCCAAATTGTGGCAAAGGAGAGCCAATGCAGGTAATGGAAGTAAGTCATGGTTCAAGTTACGCAAGGTTTAGAAACGTTAGGGTGGGGGTAAAGCATGAATAA
- the mnmE gene encoding tRNA uridine-5-carboxymethylaminomethyl(34) synthesis GTPase MnmE, producing the protein MSDTIVAISTPRGFGGIGVVRLSGDKALELTQKIFNKKIELPRYAYYGAISIEGTPIDTGIVIYYRKPHSYTGEDVVEISMHGGIKNLEMVLNHLISLGARLAEKGEFTRRAVENGKMDIFEANAVIELIEAKTEKGVLLASSRLFGKLSKVVESVRKKIHEVNLQIEATIDFPMDVEEIPHNVLKNSLNEIKNEIEKLLSTYRDSKVIIEGVRIAIVGKPNVGKSTLLNALLRFERAIVSEIPGTTRDTIEETIDFYGFPVKIIDTAGIRESEDIIEKMGVERSKRAIETSDLILFVFDASAPLTEDDLELAKFTEGKMRIIVLNKSDLPKALTKEELLKLFPNEPVIEISALLKEGIDAVESEIKKKLLNIDIDSILVSNKIEYDLLSNALTHIENAIEILDTGTLDLVSEELREAIEILSGVSGENIGETVLRAIFERFCIGK; encoded by the coding sequence GTGAGCGATACAATTGTTGCAATTTCAACTCCTCGTGGCTTTGGAGGGATTGGTGTAGTAAGACTTTCGGGCGATAAAGCCCTTGAACTAACACAGAAAATTTTTAATAAAAAGATTGAGTTGCCCCGTTATGCATACTACGGGGCTATTTCTATTGAAGGCACTCCCATAGATACAGGCATTGTAATTTACTATAGAAAACCTCATTCGTATACGGGGGAAGATGTTGTTGAAATTTCGATGCATGGTGGTATCAAAAATTTAGAGATGGTTTTAAATCACCTTATTTCCCTTGGTGCACGACTTGCAGAAAAGGGTGAGTTTACAAGGAGAGCGGTTGAAAATGGAAAGATGGATATCTTTGAAGCAAATGCCGTCATTGAACTCATTGAGGCAAAGACAGAAAAGGGTGTGCTACTTGCATCTTCAAGGCTTTTTGGTAAATTAAGCAAAGTTGTTGAGAGTGTTAGAAAAAAGATTCACGAAGTGAATTTACAAATTGAAGCAACAATTGATTTTCCTATGGATGTTGAGGAAATTCCACATAATGTTTTGAAAAATTCTCTTAATGAAATAAAAAATGAAATCGAAAAACTTCTTTCTACATACAGGGATTCGAAGGTCATTATTGAAGGAGTGCGTATTGCAATTGTTGGAAAACCAAATGTTGGAAAATCAACACTTCTTAACGCCCTTCTAAGGTTTGAAAGAGCAATTGTATCAGAGATCCCCGGCACAACAAGGGATACAATAGAAGAGACAATAGACTTTTATGGTTTTCCTGTAAAAATCATTGATACTGCGGGTATAAGGGAATCAGAGGATATTATTGAAAAAATGGGCGTTGAACGCAGTAAACGTGCAATAGAAACAAGCGATTTAATACTTTTTGTATTTGATGCCTCTGCCCCTCTAACGGAAGATGATCTTGAACTTGCAAAATTTACAGAGGGTAAAATGCGTATTATTGTTCTTAATAAAAGCGATCTTCCCAAGGCACTTACAAAAGAAGAACTCTTAAAACTTTTTCCAAATGAGCCCGTGATAGAAATATCAGCGCTATTGAAAGAGGGCATTGATGCGGTAGAAAGTGAAATTAAGAAGAAACTTTTGAACATTGATATTGATTCAATCCTTGTCTCTAATAAGATTGAATATGATTTGCTTTCAAACGCTCTTACGCACATTGAAAACGCAATCGAAATTCTTGACACTGGAACTCTTGACCTTGTATCAGAGGAGTTAAGAGAGGCTATTGAAATCTTAAGCGGTGTGAGTGGTGAAAATATTGGAGAAACTGTTTTACGTGCAATATTTGAAAGGTTCTGCATTGGAAAATAA
- a CDS encoding Jag family protein — translation MSDFVVDFVKTLFEKMGESPQIEAGKKFGGYYVNVKNLSDKGQYIGYDGTVLRAIQFIVNVYAHKVDKNFPTIILDIDGYKGKQYERLKTIAIEAALKAKRLREPVELRPMSAQARRIIHLTLKNYPDIWTHSVGKEPRRRVIVDIKK, via the coding sequence ATGAGCGACTTTGTTGTTGATTTTGTTAAAACTCTTTTTGAGAAGATGGGAGAGTCTCCCCAGATTGAGGCAGGGAAGAAATTTGGGGGTTACTATGTGAATGTGAAAAATCTTTCCGACAAAGGGCAATACATTGGCTACGATGGGACGGTTTTGAGGGCGATACAATTTATTGTGAATGTCTATGCACATAAGGTTGACAAAAATTTTCCAACAATAATTCTTGATATTGATGGCTACAAAGGAAAGCAATACGAGAGGCTCAAGACCATTGCAATCGAAGCAGCGTTGAAGGCAAAAAGGCTTCGAGAACCCGTGGAACTAAGGCCAATGTCAGCACAGGCAAGAAGAATTATACATCTTACCCTTAAAAACTACCCCGACATCTGGACGCACAGCGTTGGGAAAGAACCAAGAAGGCGTGTTATTGTAGATATTAAAAAGTGA
- the yidC gene encoding YidC/Oxa1 family membrane protein insertase codes for MKKILLVLGFVLLVSIFLTGCATSPFPKTTEPGVIVQVVGSGHPLENVPVGVRVVNNTTDPILDVTVKLVSINGNEDLKPFELWKSTRVVLLKDISKTSVIDAGKDATFTFYITSYTEIEAKPYPIKFEVTYKDANGKVITIDKEAILNITPTSGFYKFMRLIIEWINKVTKNYGLAIIVLTILIKLATHPLTRYQFKSTAKLQEIQPELKKIQEKYKDNPQKQQQEIVKLYKEKGVNMYGGCLPVLIQWPLLIVLYGALMNYAPFNNVRFLWLSNLNIPDKFYILPALVFLSMFLQSKTSQMPGTEMDANTRMFMYFLPIIFAVWAVSWPPSVLLYWITFSLTATFEQYLIIRSLENFKRMALEEPKEVIKKDKKEK; via the coding sequence ATGAAGAAGATTTTATTAGTTTTGGGTTTTGTATTGTTAGTGTCGATATTTTTAACAGGTTGTGCAACGAGCCCTTTTCCTAAGACGACAGAGCCCGGTGTAATTGTCCAAGTTGTAGGATCTGGGCACCCCCTTGAAAATGTTCCCGTGGGTGTTAGAGTTGTAAATAACACAACAGATCCCATTCTTGATGTAACAGTTAAACTTGTTTCAATTAACGGAAATGAGGATCTTAAACCTTTTGAACTGTGGAAATCCACAAGAGTAGTTTTACTGAAGGATATTTCAAAAACAAGCGTAATTGATGCAGGTAAGGATGCCACATTTACTTTCTACATTACAAGTTATACAGAGATTGAGGCAAAACCATATCCAATAAAGTTTGAGGTGACCTACAAAGATGCAAATGGTAAGGTAATTACGATCGATAAAGAGGCGATTCTAAACATTACGCCCACAAGCGGATTCTACAAATTCATGCGTCTTATTATTGAGTGGATTAACAAAGTTACAAAGAATTATGGACTTGCAATTATTGTGCTTACTATTCTTATAAAACTTGCAACCCATCCTTTAACAAGATACCAGTTCAAATCAACTGCAAAACTTCAAGAAATTCAACCAGAGTTAAAGAAAATACAGGAGAAATACAAAGACAATCCACAAAAGCAACAGCAGGAGATTGTAAAACTCTATAAAGAAAAAGGCGTTAATATGTATGGAGGGTGCTTACCAGTACTTATACAGTGGCCGCTTCTAATTGTGTTATATGGAGCACTTATGAACTATGCACCTTTCAATAATGTAAGATTCCTGTGGCTATCTAACTTGAATATCCCTGATAAATTTTACATTCTTCCAGCACTTGTATTCCTTTCGATGTTCTTGCAATCAAAGACATCACAGATGCCTGGTACGGAAATGGATGCCAATACAAGGATGTTTATGTATTTCCTTCCAATCATCTTTGCAGTATGGGCAGTTAGTTGGCCACCATCAGTGTTACTTTACTGGATTACTTTCTCGCTTACAGCGACATTTGAACAATATCTTATAATAAGGTCGCTTGAGAACTTCAAGAGAATGGCGTTAGAAGAACCAAAAGAGGTTATCAAGAAGGATAAAAAGGAGAAGTAG
- the yidD gene encoding membrane protein insertion efficiency factor YidD: protein MKKFLISILKFYRKYISPLKPPTCRFTPTCSEYAIEAIEKYGAKKGGFLAIKRVLRCNPFFPGGNDPVP, encoded by the coding sequence GTGAAGAAGTTTTTGATTTCTATCTTGAAGTTTTATAGAAAGTACATATCGCCTCTTAAACCACCAACATGCAGATTCACTCCAACTTGTTCCGAATATGCAATTGAAGCAATTGAAAAATATGGTGCAAAAAAGGGTGGTTTTTTAGCAATAAAGAGAGTATTGAGGTGTAATCCCTTCTTTCCAGGAGGGAATGACCCTGTTCCTTGA
- the rnpA gene encoding ribonuclease P protein component has product MKLWERLSEKEFESVYKNGKKFHGRYILVVVSSTVKKKAGFVASKKIGKSHERNRARRLMREAFLKLEPVLPGNYSFVLIAKDTIKGLKMQDVLNDLEGIIFRFKKGIAATKEAEQQ; this is encoded by the coding sequence GTGAAGTTGTGGGAAAGACTCAGTGAAAAAGAGTTTGAGAGTGTCTACAAGAATGGCAAGAAATTCCACGGTAGATACATTTTGGTTGTTGTATCAAGCACCGTTAAGAAGAAAGCGGGGTTTGTTGCTTCAAAGAAGATTGGTAAATCCCACGAGAGAAACCGTGCAAGACGATTGATGAGAGAGGCCTTCTTGAAATTGGAGCCAGTTTTACCCGGGAATTACAGTTTTGTTCTTATAGCAAAAGACACAATTAAAGGTCTTAAAATGCAAGATGTCCTCAACGACCTTGAGGGCATCATTTTTCGCTTTAAGAAAGGTATTGCTGCCACAAAGGAGGCGGAGCAACAGTGA
- the rpmH gene encoding 50S ribosomal protein L34 encodes MRTTFNPHNKHIKRSQGFRAKMKSRSGRNVLSRRRAHGRKRLITV; translated from the coding sequence ATGAGGACTACGTTTAACCCACACAACAAACATATTAAGAGAAGCCAGGGCTTTAGAGCAAAGATGAAATCGAGAAGCGGTAGAAATGTGCTTTCAAGAAGAAGAGCACATGGTAGGAAGAGACTTATAACAGTATAG
- the accD gene encoding acetyl-CoA carboxylase, carboxyltransferase subunit beta produces MKKVVKVITGSENKEWIRCNGCKKLLYYDELIENNKVCPYCGYHFRLTAKERIDLLIDKGTFEELFANIKSYDSLNFVDKEPYKTKIEEIDKAHGYSSSVITGAGNINDIKVAIGILSFEYIGGSLGAAMGEKLKRLIYYAIENSLPLVIVSASGGARMQEGIYSLMQMAKVNAAISDYKKKGKLYISILTNPTYGGTTASFAMLGDIIISEPKAMIGFAGPRVIEQTTKKKLPPTFQTAEFLLEHGFVDMIVERARLKETLAKILEFLK; encoded by the coding sequence ATGAAAAAAGTGGTTAAAGTTATAACTGGCTCTGAAAATAAGGAGTGGATTAGATGTAATGGCTGTAAGAAACTCCTCTACTACGATGAACTTATTGAAAATAATAAGGTTTGTCCCTACTGTGGGTATCACTTTAGACTGACAGCAAAAGAAAGAATCGACTTACTTATAGATAAGGGCACCTTTGAGGAATTGTTTGCAAATATCAAATCTTACGACTCTTTAAACTTTGTTGATAAAGAACCATACAAAACTAAAATTGAAGAAATTGATAAGGCTCACGGATATAGTTCTTCGGTTATAACTGGGGCAGGCAACATTAACGACATAAAAGTTGCAATTGGCATACTTTCATTTGAATACATTGGTGGGAGTTTAGGTGCTGCAATGGGAGAAAAATTGAAAAGGCTTATATACTATGCAATTGAAAATAGTCTTCCCTTAGTAATTGTCTCTGCATCAGGTGGTGCACGAATGCAAGAAGGAATTTATTCCCTCATGCAGATGGCAAAAGTAAATGCAGCGATTTCCGATTACAAGAAAAAAGGCAAACTGTATATTTCAATCCTTACAAACCCTACATATGGTGGCACTACCGCAAGTTTTGCGATGCTTGGCGATATTATAATTTCGGAACCAAAGGCAATGATTGGGTTTGCAGGTCCAAGAGTCATTGAGCAAACAACAAAAAAGAAATTGCCTCCAACTTTTCAAACAGCTGAGTTTTTACTTGAGCACGGTTTTGTAGATATGATAGTGGAAAGAGCGCGTTTAAAAGAGACACTTGCAAAAATTTTGGAGTTTTTAAAATGA
- a CDS encoding acetyl-CoA carboxylase carboxyltransferase subunit alpha, with product MKLLSFEKSLEKLYLDLEKRPNETALKELLDAKLKEIYSNLTPYQIVEIARHPERPHTEDYISNLFTDFIEFHGDRCFGDDPSIITGIAKFNGRTVGILGHRKGKNLKEQLERNFGMANPEGYRKALRVAKLIADRFKAPIISLIDTPGASPTEGAEERGIAEAIAKNIMEFFEINTPIISVVIGEGGSGGALGIGVSDRILMLTYSIYSVISPEGCASILFGDATKAKEAAVSLKLTARDLFTLGVIDEVIEEPLFGAHRDPEKTFKNVKDAIERNLNELSKISIENLLTQRKQKFDKMGVYNEE from the coding sequence ATGAAACTATTATCCTTTGAAAAATCTTTAGAAAAGTTGTATTTAGATTTAGAAAAACGCCCAAATGAGACTGCCTTAAAAGAACTATTAGACGCAAAACTAAAAGAAATTTATTCAAATTTAACTCCATATCAAATCGTAGAAATTGCCCGACACCCAGAAAGACCTCACACAGAAGACTATATTTCAAATCTCTTTACAGATTTTATCGAATTTCATGGTGATAGATGCTTTGGAGATGATCCCTCAATTATCACAGGTATTGCCAAGTTTAACGGAAGAACTGTTGGAATTTTAGGACACAGAAAAGGAAAAAACCTAAAGGAGCAATTAGAACGAAATTTCGGAATGGCAAATCCAGAAGGATACAGAAAAGCGTTAAGGGTTGCAAAACTCATCGCAGATAGATTTAAGGCACCAATAATATCTCTCATTGATACTCCTGGTGCAAGTCCAACAGAGGGTGCAGAAGAGAGAGGTATTGCCGAAGCAATTGCAAAAAATATAATGGAATTTTTTGAGATTAATACACCAATCATATCAGTTGTAATTGGTGAGGGAGGAAGTGGCGGAGCATTAGGAATTGGTGTATCCGATAGAATTCTCATGCTTACGTATTCAATTTACTCGGTTATTTCACCAGAAGGATGCGCTTCAATTCTTTTTGGCGATGCAACAAAGGCAAAAGAAGCTGCAGTATCTTTAAAATTGACTGCAAGAGATCTTTTTACGCTTGGCGTGATAGATGAAGTAATCGAGGAGCCATTGTTTGGTGCGCACAGAGATCCAGAAAAGACTTTCAAAAATGTTAAAGATGCAATAGAGAGAAATCTAAATGAACTATCGAAAATTAGTATTGAAAATCTTCTTACCCAAAGAAAACAAAAATTCGATAAAATGGGGGTTTACAATGAGGAATAG